From the genome of Miscanthus floridulus cultivar M001 chromosome 10, ASM1932011v1, whole genome shotgun sequence, one region includes:
- the LOC136487161 gene encoding uncharacterized protein isoform X1 yields MSSSGLWAEDQGSRPHQRVRRTSMQAAKLSEEDGVSSSQPPELEGKSSQAKTAKSGIYMLVYDAVRRLGSISGLMLVQELVPLELMPLVVALWSILFPFLSLQQLTLVLALVLVLQLLVPVQTLHRIMNLCRACMHGHGGRLVKWGPHEWVLDSGAWNHHTSNLALLLEGGYFQSQELDNKDAPSSGDDATAPHVQGRGSIRTECFDFPGVHYVVGDDTRNVVSVSQLARDHGLVTVFKPTSCHVKEKKTGKIVGMGRLRHGMYILDSLHIVGQHIRDGGASGGDRHDGADGGGVGNGDGDSTAEGRVGGGRDGRGGEGGAGARNKEESSGSGAARGDINEINEEGEGGDKKEIEEMDDNDEDDIKEIGEINGKGEKEDDEKRGGQNSGQLSSRWHTGLFGMSRLDCIWWIIVSILCIAACILQLYTGWGVHSLVAGFCVLFLSFHLFKTWMSPICKEEETLGPYPQELSHQEHYKRLFGLSRFDANMDPTGSYHLPAGAFPASSTNAARRDEFLVD; encoded by the exons ATGAGTTCCAGTGGGTTGTGGGCTGAAGACCAGGGATCCAGGCCGCATCAACGGGTACGCAGGACGTCTATGCAAGCTGCTAAGCTGTCAGAAGAAGATGGTGTGTCGTCATCACAACCACCAGAATTGGAAGGCaaatcatcccaagccaaaaccGCCAAGAGTGGTATATATATGCTCGTGTATGATGCAGTTCGGCGGCTGGGGTCCATTAGTGGGCTGATGCTGGTGCAGGAGCTGGTGCCTTTGGAGCTGATGCCGCTGGTGGTGGCGCTGTGGAgtattttgtttccttttttgtCGCTGCAGCAGCTGACGCTGGTGCTGGCGCTGGTACTGGTGCTGCAACTGCTAGTGCCGGTACAAACCCTCCACAG GATCATGAATTTATGTCGCGCATGCATGCACGGGCATGGCGGCAGGCTTGTGAAGTGGGGGCCCCACGAATGGGTTCTGGACTCCGGCGCGTGGAACCACCATACCTCCAACCTGGCGCTGCTGCTTGAAGGCGGCTACTTCCAGTCTCAGGAGCTGGACAACAAAGATGCTCCGTCAAGCGGGGATGACGCCACCGCCCCGCATGTCCAGGGGCGCGGGTCTATACGGACGGAGTGCTTTGACTTCCCAGGCGTCCACTATGTTGTTGGGGACGACACAAGGAATGTTGTGTCGGTGTCTCAGCTGGCTCGTGATCATGGACTGGTCACTGTCTTTAAGCCGACGTCTTGCCACGTCAAGGAGAAGAAGACCGGGAAGATCGTTGGCATGGGTCGCTTACGCCACGGCATGTACATACTGGATTCTCTACACATCGTCGGCCAA CATATAAGAGACGGAGGAGCAAGTGGAGGCGATCGCCATGATGGAGCAGATGGAGGTGGTGTAGGTAATGGAGATGGTGATAGCACAGCTGAAGGGCGTGTAGGAGGTGGAAGAGATGGTAGGGGTGGAGAAGGAGGGGCCGGAGCTAGAAACAAGGAAGAAAGCAGTGGAAGTGGAGCCGCCAGAGGAGATATTAACGAAATAAATGAGGAGGGGGAGGGCGGGGACAAAAAAGAGATTGAAGAAAtggatgataatgatgaagatgacatCAAGGAGATTGGAGAAATAAATGGCAaaggggaaaaggaagatgaTGAGAAAAGAGGAGGACAAAATTCTGGACAATTATCGTCTCGATGGCACACAGGCTTGTTTGGCATGTCAAGATTAG ATTGCATATGGTGGATTATTGTTTCCATATTGTGCATTGCAGCTTGCATATTGCAACTGTATACAGGCTGGGGGGTTCACAGTCTAGTAGCTGGGTTCTGTGTCCTGTTTTTGAGCTTCCATCTTTTTAAAACATGGATGAGCCCAATCTGTAAAGAAGAAGAAACATTGGGGCCTTATCCCCAAGAATTATCTCATCAAGAGCATTACAAGCGATTGTTTGGGTTATCACGATTTGATGC GAATATGGACCCGACTGGGTCGTACCATCTTCCCGCTGGAGCCTTTCCTGCTTCGTCGACAAACGCAGCACGCCGGGATGAATTTCTAGTGGACTAG
- the LOC136487161 gene encoding uncharacterized protein isoform X2 has product MSSSGLWAEDQGSRPHQRVRRTSMQAAKLSEEDGVSSSQPPELEGKSSQAKTAKSGIYMLVYDAVRRLGSISGLMLVQELVPLELMPLVVALWSILFPFLSLQQLTLVLALVLVLQLLVPVQTLHRIMNLCRACMHGHGGRLVKWGPHEWVLDSGAWNHHTSNLALLLEGGYFQSQELDNKDAPSSGDDATAPHVQGRGSIRTECFDFPGVHYVVGDDTRNVVSVSQLARDHGLVTVFKPTSCHVKEKKTGKIVGMGRLRHGMYILDSLHIVGQHIRDGGASGGDRHDGADGGGVGNGDGDSTAEGRVGGGRDGRGGEGGAGARNKEESSGSGAARGDINEINEEGEGGDKKEIEEMDDNDEDDIKEIGEINGKGEKEDDEKRGGQNSGQLSSRWHTGLFGMSRLACILQLYTGWGVHSLVAGFCVLFLSFHLFKTWMSPICKEEETLGPYPQELSHQEHYKRLFGLSRFDANMDPTGSYHLPAGAFPASSTNAARRDEFLVD; this is encoded by the exons ATGAGTTCCAGTGGGTTGTGGGCTGAAGACCAGGGATCCAGGCCGCATCAACGGGTACGCAGGACGTCTATGCAAGCTGCTAAGCTGTCAGAAGAAGATGGTGTGTCGTCATCACAACCACCAGAATTGGAAGGCaaatcatcccaagccaaaaccGCCAAGAGTGGTATATATATGCTCGTGTATGATGCAGTTCGGCGGCTGGGGTCCATTAGTGGGCTGATGCTGGTGCAGGAGCTGGTGCCTTTGGAGCTGATGCCGCTGGTGGTGGCGCTGTGGAgtattttgtttccttttttgtCGCTGCAGCAGCTGACGCTGGTGCTGGCGCTGGTACTGGTGCTGCAACTGCTAGTGCCGGTACAAACCCTCCACAG GATCATGAATTTATGTCGCGCATGCATGCACGGGCATGGCGGCAGGCTTGTGAAGTGGGGGCCCCACGAATGGGTTCTGGACTCCGGCGCGTGGAACCACCATACCTCCAACCTGGCGCTGCTGCTTGAAGGCGGCTACTTCCAGTCTCAGGAGCTGGACAACAAAGATGCTCCGTCAAGCGGGGATGACGCCACCGCCCCGCATGTCCAGGGGCGCGGGTCTATACGGACGGAGTGCTTTGACTTCCCAGGCGTCCACTATGTTGTTGGGGACGACACAAGGAATGTTGTGTCGGTGTCTCAGCTGGCTCGTGATCATGGACTGGTCACTGTCTTTAAGCCGACGTCTTGCCACGTCAAGGAGAAGAAGACCGGGAAGATCGTTGGCATGGGTCGCTTACGCCACGGCATGTACATACTGGATTCTCTACACATCGTCGGCCAA CATATAAGAGACGGAGGAGCAAGTGGAGGCGATCGCCATGATGGAGCAGATGGAGGTGGTGTAGGTAATGGAGATGGTGATAGCACAGCTGAAGGGCGTGTAGGAGGTGGAAGAGATGGTAGGGGTGGAGAAGGAGGGGCCGGAGCTAGAAACAAGGAAGAAAGCAGTGGAAGTGGAGCCGCCAGAGGAGATATTAACGAAATAAATGAGGAGGGGGAGGGCGGGGACAAAAAAGAGATTGAAGAAAtggatgataatgatgaagatgacatCAAGGAGATTGGAGAAATAAATGGCAaaggggaaaaggaagatgaTGAGAAAAGAGGAGGACAAAATTCTGGACAATTATCGTCTCGATGGCACACAGGCTTGTTTGGCATGTCAAGATTAG CTTGCATATTGCAACTGTATACAGGCTGGGGGGTTCACAGTCTAGTAGCTGGGTTCTGTGTCCTGTTTTTGAGCTTCCATCTTTTTAAAACATGGATGAGCCCAATCTGTAAAGAAGAAGAAACATTGGGGCCTTATCCCCAAGAATTATCTCATCAAGAGCATTACAAGCGATTGTTTGGGTTATCACGATTTGATGC GAATATGGACCCGACTGGGTCGTACCATCTTCCCGCTGGAGCCTTTCCTGCTTCGTCGACAAACGCAGCACGCCGGGATGAATTTCTAGTGGACTAG
- the LOC136487161 gene encoding uncharacterized protein isoform X3, whose product MSSSGLWAEDQGSRPHQRVRRTSMQAAKLSEEDGVSSSQPPELEGKSSQAKTAKSGIYMLVYDAVRRLGSISGLMLVQELVPLELMPLVVALWSILFPFLSLQQLTLVLALVLVLQLLVPVQTLHRIMNLCRACMHGHGGRLVKWGPHEWVLDSGAWNHHTSNLALLLEGGYFQSQELDNKDAPSSGDDATAPHVQGRGSIRTECFDFPGVHYVVGDDTRNVVSVSQLARDHGLVTVFKPTSCHVKEKKTGKIVGMGRLRHGMYILDSLHIVGQHIRDGGASGGDRHDGADGGGVGNGDGDSTAEGRVGGGRDGRGGEGGAGARNKEESSGSGAARGDINEINEEGEGGDKKEIEEMDDNDEDDIKEIGEINGKGEKEDDEKRGGQNSGQLSSRWHTGLFGMSRLGIWTRLGRTIFPLEPFLLRRQTQHAGMNF is encoded by the exons ATGAGTTCCAGTGGGTTGTGGGCTGAAGACCAGGGATCCAGGCCGCATCAACGGGTACGCAGGACGTCTATGCAAGCTGCTAAGCTGTCAGAAGAAGATGGTGTGTCGTCATCACAACCACCAGAATTGGAAGGCaaatcatcccaagccaaaaccGCCAAGAGTGGTATATATATGCTCGTGTATGATGCAGTTCGGCGGCTGGGGTCCATTAGTGGGCTGATGCTGGTGCAGGAGCTGGTGCCTTTGGAGCTGATGCCGCTGGTGGTGGCGCTGTGGAgtattttgtttccttttttgtCGCTGCAGCAGCTGACGCTGGTGCTGGCGCTGGTACTGGTGCTGCAACTGCTAGTGCCGGTACAAACCCTCCACAG GATCATGAATTTATGTCGCGCATGCATGCACGGGCATGGCGGCAGGCTTGTGAAGTGGGGGCCCCACGAATGGGTTCTGGACTCCGGCGCGTGGAACCACCATACCTCCAACCTGGCGCTGCTGCTTGAAGGCGGCTACTTCCAGTCTCAGGAGCTGGACAACAAAGATGCTCCGTCAAGCGGGGATGACGCCACCGCCCCGCATGTCCAGGGGCGCGGGTCTATACGGACGGAGTGCTTTGACTTCCCAGGCGTCCACTATGTTGTTGGGGACGACACAAGGAATGTTGTGTCGGTGTCTCAGCTGGCTCGTGATCATGGACTGGTCACTGTCTTTAAGCCGACGTCTTGCCACGTCAAGGAGAAGAAGACCGGGAAGATCGTTGGCATGGGTCGCTTACGCCACGGCATGTACATACTGGATTCTCTACACATCGTCGGCCAA CATATAAGAGACGGAGGAGCAAGTGGAGGCGATCGCCATGATGGAGCAGATGGAGGTGGTGTAGGTAATGGAGATGGTGATAGCACAGCTGAAGGGCGTGTAGGAGGTGGAAGAGATGGTAGGGGTGGAGAAGGAGGGGCCGGAGCTAGAAACAAGGAAGAAAGCAGTGGAAGTGGAGCCGCCAGAGGAGATATTAACGAAATAAATGAGGAGGGGGAGGGCGGGGACAAAAAAGAGATTGAAGAAAtggatgataatgatgaagatgacatCAAGGAGATTGGAGAAATAAATGGCAaaggggaaaaggaagatgaTGAGAAAAGAGGAGGACAAAATTCTGGACAATTATCGTCTCGATGGCACACAGGCTTGTTTGGCATGTCAAGATTAG GAATATGGACCCGACTGGGTCGTACCATCTTCCCGCTGGAGCCTTTCCTGCTTCGTCGACAAACGCAGCACGCCGGGATGAATTTCTAG